The genomic DNA aaaaattgaatttaaaattctcaaattcttGTCAAATTACCAAAAGCAAATAATTcctaagataatatattaataataataataattataatattatacaatagttactattattgaaattattaatttcattttttaaatatttttattaatgtctaattatgattaattaaaaaattttaactttcttaaggaactcgaaatttatttgagatattttgttgatctattgtattttattaattaatattaattttattatttcatattaaataattatttatatatatatatatatatatattatcaattcaacttattaattattgaatttttgaatgaaaaatagaattctaaCCCGATATTAAAATTCGCGCTAAATATAGCGCCATTTCATATGTATTATACATTTCACTGTTTTATGTTTGTACAATTGActtttaaatcaattcaaCTACTATTTCATGTCATTGTGTTTTTTTGATAGTTAAGTGTTTCGAAACTGTCttggtaaaaataataagataaaaaacagTGTCAATTcttacttaatataataaaacaatttatattttcataatttaatattaaaacatacaaTTGAGAAGTGTATTTCACAATTCATTTCCttcgtatttaattaatataatttctttacttcgttgtaattatttacagtttttggtaaataaaaatttattacttattatttttttaaattttattatataaaatataagaaatataaccactattaaatatattttttgtttgaaacatatgtgtaatgtaattaattgcatatatataaatttttattattctatatatttttatatattttattattatactttcttatttttcttatctctattatattttcttatatatatttttattttattgtaattaattttttatagttatcagttttttttaagttttttattttttttaaaatataatatatttctctttgatataaaatattattattttatttttaattattattatattttgttttatttttaattatttatttcgtatttatatatatgtatatattgtattttgtttatttattttttacagttatgtaattttgaagagcattaaaattaataaacaagagACTATGAAAGTTTATTGGTacaattacttatattataaaattagttataaaccatgatatagaaataaaaaatacacaaaaCAGTGTGATGACCAAGTATGACAGGTTCTTCTGAAATGGATACAAATAAACAAACAGaagaatctaataatattccaaataatgTTGGAAAATCTGAAAGTTCAGATTCAATAgaggttattattatatacataatgatatgtttttatttaaaaaaagataaaaatataaaaaaattttatttaaaaaacaaaaacaaatttattatattttctatttaggTGGATAATTCACGtacagttttattaaaaatagcaaCATTATATGCAGAACGTCTTATGAATGATATTTGTTTAGTTGTTGATGGTATAGAATATCCAGCACATCGTCTTATACTTTGTGCTTCTAGTGATGTTTTTCAAGTaagtaaatttgtttttaaattagtatataataagatgaaatgaaaaacaattgtTTATTCTTATACAGGATGTCACTAAACTGGTGGTATAACCTAAAAGGACatgattttatgtaaaaaaagtaaattaatatttagaataatatttttttaaattaaatgtttattcttAAGTGAattgattcatttatttaaaatatttaaaaaaatataacattggatataaatatattattggtagataaatgaaaactagtttttatcatttttatgtttaataaaaaataatttttaaataaaagatattttcgtttcgttattattcctttattattttaacactaatattaattaaatattaattaaatagtaaaataatgacaatttttttattgaatatttattatatttattttaaataaataaaataaaagtaatatttcaatattatactcattattatttttttcaatataggTAATGTTAATGAGTCCTCAATGGAGTGAATCTCAAGAAAGTAGAGTAACCCTTCAAGAAACGCCACAATGTGTACCTATATTTAGTGAGTTTCTGCGGTACTTTTATACTGgtcaaataagaattaattatggTGTCGTTCTACCAATATTATCATTAGCTGATAAGTATAATGTTAAGGATCTAATATCACTGTGCCTTGATTATATGCAAAATCATATTGCATTAGCTGCCATACATGGCACTTTAGTATCATGGTTACAATATACTTCAAATTGTGGTCATCACAATATTACTCAAGCAtgccaaaattttattaaatggaatTTGGAATTGGTGGCCAAAACTGcagattttggaaattttgatttggATATTTTAGTATCATTATTACATCAAAGCAGTTTAGTAATAAAGGATGAAAtgacattatataaatgtttagaATCATGGTTGGATCATCAGgcaaatcgattaaaaacacAATTATCACACGATGAATTAGAAGCAACATTGGAACAATTGGTAATAGCTGTGATGTCTCCAGTTAGATTTCCAATGATGTCTCCTCGGCAATTAGCAGAATTGCTATTATTTCCTTTAACAAAAAAGTATAAGGAATTCTTTGTAGAACGTATGTCTATAGGTATGTCATTTCATTCTGGTCAATTAGACAGAGTTAAAGAAGTGAGTTCAAGTGAAGAAGATGGCGCGTTACTTTTTGAACCTAGATTATATACTGTAGACACTTGTAGTTCATTACTTACGATAGAGAATTTTCACGGTTTACCTTCTTATCATACAAGAACACTTGTATTTTCGAGTCATTCGTGTTTGGCAGAATATGCTGGTGACCGTGCGTGTGAATGGGTCGTAGACATATATCCGAAAGGAGTttggtttaaaaaattttttttgatagtaTGGCAAGGAACAGTAGAGATGCCAGAACATGTAAAACGTTCGGTTAGGTTATCACTTACGTGTAAGGAACCACCTGTAAATAGTAATGCCGATATGCGGGTAAAAATAGGTGTTTTAATATATGGTTTACAGGATGGTGTTGAGCATATTGCTAGAGTAACAGAAATTATTCACAGGTTTAGTAAAAAAGAACGAGTCCTTAATTTGGACGATCTTTTGCCGTTCGAGGAACTTAATCCGCAACAAGGTTCTGTAACAGAAAATACTTCTCCTTTCCTTGTAGGTCCAAATAAAGATATGCTCAAACTTCACATTGTTATATCACCAGCTAACTAATATAAATCTCTTAAActgtatcaaataaaattttattatgaaattcaagtatatttaatatatgataaattgcctttattttatgttaaaacttatgattttgatatatattccagattttcttttgtttggATATAttggtattttaatattagattgaCATAGATtgatataaagttttatatttaaaccaaactatatgaaagaaaatatataataaattattgaaagacTTAAACATTCTAtatgttttcattatattaatattttgtaaaatgttttaaagttattaaagttagttatttaatcatttttaattagttatatttatttgatatatatatttttaattttattggttaatattatttagaatagtttttaaaaaataacataatgaaatgaactcatattaatttttttgttaaaaagaaattaaaaatgaaagaaatattttttaaaatttcaaaatagttTAGTTTAAAAACTTACATGAAATAAGttctaaaagtttttaaacatGTAATGAAAAGccaaaataagttaaaattgataattgaatttttaaattaaaatttaacaataagttttaacaataaataaataaactcatttataacaattataagaaacatattttaatattgtgtatattataatatatatatttaaaatatatatatatacatatatatatatatatatatatatatatatatatatattttttaatattgtgtatattataatatatatatttaaaatatatatatatatatatttataatatatatatttattatttaaaattaaaattgtacatttaataatataaaattataatgatatattaaatcacatgtataaagttttaattcaatcgaaaatatatatatatatatatatatatataaaataataaaaatgtttaaaatttatttatcaagttataagcaatttgAATTTGTATTAGATGAAGTTGAAATAGCGAGGCTGAATGTCACGGAAATATAGCTTTAGATGAtgcatattacaaatatagataaagacaataaatagaaaaaaataataaagaacaagatagagataggataaaaattaattgttactgCCATCTTTCaccaaaaatatcaattcaaaGGCAGAATaagatagaatagaaattgagGATCAACGCTAGTTTAATTctactttattttatctatagaaagatatttttgattatagttTTCATTCGAGAGATgatgttaattaattcatatccTATTCTATTCCTCTATTctgttatttgtttttcttatcTATATTGGTTGCATTTACAGTATTCTAGAGATAACTGATttaccaattttattttcttttccttatcTATACATATTCTTGACTAATCatagatgaaataaatattagtatcaattttgaaaatattaaaaagttataatttttaatattttattaataattaaataattttatagcatattgatatgatataacaatttgtaaaacattatgatttattaaatttaataatagttttataattatttttacatcaatttattaaaatttgtaaattttaataatttctagaaatatttttatgatagaaaatttGTCAGATTTgagttttacaaatataaaaaccgatttttaatctatttcttttctttaatttcggtttttaaattttttggcgCCATCTGATAATCATACAGTTGAACTATATTCTACATAAGCGTCAATAAGCTAATGTACCTtgcataatattcttttaacagTAATTTATGGATGTGAAAAAACATTCAAAGTTATTTgtctataattttgttaattacttCATAGATAAAGTATTGAAAATaggtatgtaatttataaattttttttataaaaaaagattttgatagatattggttattttaacaattttaataatttttttataatttaaaattatatttataaaaattcattgattataatgatttgcaaattataatatttatttaaaaaattattttattagtttttattctcatattttataagtatatttatatatatcgttgttgattcatatatttgatttaaataacttataaccacttgtttaatttacaaaatatgtaaataaataaattttaatttatttaataatttatgtcattatttatttttattttaatttatcaaaataatttagttataatatatgaattattgaaataaatatataagaaatacataatttatttcagaaatttatgGTCAAgtgattgtataattattaaaattttatcaatttcatcaaaatgattttaacacttttttatatgatagCAACATCAATTCAgtcaagaagaattttatttttaaaaactcatTTAAGCAGTTTATTCCAAGGAAACACAAATACTTATCCatcaataatgttttataacaAAACAATAGGTTCATATAAAggtaatgtattaatatttattttttatattttttatatttttatattataataataaattttatataaattgttcaattttaatatagtttaaagattatgtattcatataagatataaataagatataaattagataatttaataatttaataaagatattatgatataattttataagtaaatttctacttaaaatttgatatattaaaatatcaaaataatataaatattatagatttgatttaattcattatatattaaattttagtttgTTCTGtctgttatttaatttattatattatttttaataattgttaaaattataaaattcctcaaatatataatttttaatgatttatattatattataataattaatattatatttttttctacatatatatttaatttttatttataactgtcaaattaattttacatatatatttatatattcttataatctttattacttattatatattacttattatatattatatctttattacttattatatatttgtctttatgcattatattataaattttttgcatatttatataaattagacatgcgtttcatatatatgatatatttgtaaaataataataataattttaaaattgaatagttgcaataaattcaaattatataaaaagattgcaaaaaatatagaaagatcaaaaatttgtttaatataacaGATACATACAatgttacattaaatattacttcaaattctatttaattcttacTTCTTAAttgtgtttaaaaataaaattttatgatataagtattttattaaaatattatattattttttaaattatatatatatattattatattatatatataattatatatatatttataactaaaaaaatatatatatataatatatttttttagttataaatatatataaaacaaaatctattaataattatttgtaatttttttaaagaaaagtaaaaaatacaaaaattttattaataagttagtctgaatttttattaatgttattaagttattagtctttaaattacatataattataattatatataattattttttgtaagttttatatacacaaataatgtttattatggttttattaatacaatttatatttttttaaaatattatttctgttttatttatttatttttgcataatttaaacaaatcagaacctttatatatacacactatttattttgttattgtagTAATTATAGTAGTAATTATTTgttactttcatttttcttaattatataaacagtagtttgatattgtatttatatacatgtatatacatgaaataaaatttatgtatgaatatcatttacttctttttattgattttataagtttattatgtacttaatattatacacacatatgtaattatattattattattataatatagctaatatatctaatatattgtttaaaaccaataaaattttgttatattattctaataatatttatattgtacgtacatatatatttacccctttgtattttatttgtattcaaatattatttaatttatattcaaatattattatttttgtatatgtaacattaaaacattaataattacgtaagttaaaaaactaatatacataataagttTAACAAAACTATTAGTTATCTATTTtgcgttatattttatttttttaataatatttatcttataatataaattttaaaatgaaacacatttattttataattatattttattttaattatattttattttatttgagcacttattaaattaattaataatacaaatatatgcatataatttgaacaatatactaaaagatttttatacttaatatattgtatttattttaagaatcaaAATCTACTATGAATGATTATGAAAATGACGAATTTATGACTTCTTGTTTATGTGTGAATAAAACTGATGCTAgattagaagaattattatggTATTATGGTGATATGAGATTATGCACTATATTTCCTCAAGTATGCATCaaacattataatacaaataaatttttggagtttaaatataattaattatttatttaattgctatttttattagcaaaaagtTGATATCTCAAGTTGGTTAACGTATCAGTATGGCAAAACAGTTTTCcctttacatataaataaccgtaatggaaatttattacaatcagAGTACAAACTTTATATACTTGTTGAAGCTGATCTTGAAAGCTATAATCCTCTTGCTGTAACACATGCTACAAAGGTATCATATCTATTCATTGctatacttaatataatttatttactataaaaaaattttgttatatatgtttataaaaatttaaaaaataagtctttattattttcaatattttattaatttactcattttatcattattagataaagaatattacatttttttaatattataattgtatttcaatttctataaaaatatagtataaaaatatttataatttttgttttattatttattattactatatattactatatactcaataaattagtttaaaataaattattaaaagtataaaatataatagtataaaataaatataaaataatataaaatattatcttaaattcacaattaattctgcaaaataaaatattaaaataacaaaaattttattatataatatttattatataataatattcttgtgTCTTTTAGGTTGAGGATTATGGTTTAATTATTACGTGGAcggcaaataaaaatattgatttaattatagaatctGATTTAGATATggttgcaaaattttttattgcagcAATGGAAGGTCAATGTTATGTTAATAATGGCTTATTATTGAAACGAATAGAAAGTATGTATAGATTTCAATTctgtttatcaaaatattcggatgaaaatagttttatattcttcCAGCTGTCCTGATATCAGGAAAGCCTTGCCTTTACAATAGTGATATCTTGAATTCAACTCCAACTAAAAGTAAGATTTTATCTAATCtcgaaatctatattttaaattttttatcattttattttatcgaaaatttttaaatattaaatattgatataaattttgttttatgtaataattgaaatggaaattgtataagatatattgaaaaaaattttaaatgtgtaagaattttaaatattaataactaatatataaaagttctgATTGAAATagttaagaagaatttttattcttaatgtaaagaacaataattataaattacaagtaaaaattcgattactTTCGACTTAAAAGTTTACAAAAACTGAAGTTTATATTTCGGTTTCATTCTTacgtatatattgatttttatattaatcgcaATTCTAAATCAATTTCgctaatgattataattaattataattaatataattaattttatgtttaataattgaaattattatttttatatatctttatatatttttatataatattggtttgaaaaaatcagattttcgcaatattttttgcaaatacgtatatatcaaaaatttgtaaaaagtaatcatgattaatattatatatatattttatattgtattttttacattgtatatatatttaataaaaaaagaaaaacataaagtgaattttatatatatttttgtaagaatttatagataaaatcgaATGGGAAATGCAcacggaaaaattaaaatcattaagcAACACTGCCAGAATTGCATCCGAAAAATGTAAATCACTCGAAGTTAAGGAATTTCCAGGTTTAATAGTATATCCAGAAAATATCCTAGATGCAGAAATTGAACTTGTAAAACGGATAGAATCAAATGAGACGCTaggtataaaaaaatgtatttattataattattaaattattaaaattttttaatagaatgtcGTGTATatccatataattatatacatattttttatttaagaaaaacaaatttatgttttagaaattgaaagtAAAAGTGAAGTTTCTACACcagtttcaataaatattcctcAATATGAGATCCAATTATCAGAAgatgaaatacaaaaaattacagaagatattgaatttcaagGTGTTCCACATTCTACTAGTAAATCACTTGATGTGCTTGATAATTTAGAAGATGAGTCTAAAGCTATAAGATACAGACAAGTATCTTGTAGTGATATAAAAAGTACAAGTAAACCTTTTCATGATGCTAAGGATAGCAAAATAATGGTATCAACTAGTCCTTTTAAGTAAGTATCAATTATATACCATACATATTTTATGAGCTGAAAATAGCCGAATAGAAATGTGATGATATGGTGATAATAATAGAGGAAACAAATTGAAGTCATAAAAACTTAAACAGTTGATGATGTGATATGTTCTAATTCTTTcacaataatatacatataaatacagattatatttaattaatttaaaattataattaataagtatttatatattatcttatagaaATTCTATGGCGGAAATAACAACGaagttatcaaataaaaatgtaaaaccaaatgttttaatatatgccGATAGTTTGATTGCACGTAACAATGTAAAAGGCGTATTAGAAGAATCTCTTGGCACGGATaagtatgataatttattttactatattagctttaaatatttttaaatatatttatattttacatattattcaaatgcgataatgatttgattaaaaattatttgtttgatttcgtattattttatattgatatttaaaaaatatttaatattgtagtaATATTgttccaataattaaattataatgaatcaaattaaaaaatgatcttttATCATTAGATATACCATTTATGCATTATCTCCAGAAGAAGCTCGTAATGATGCTTGGATAGAAAATGCAGCTTTAGTCGTTGTTTGTGGTAATGTCGGTAATGAAATTGGAAGCCAAATTGTGGAGTATATTCTTCATGGTGGCAAACTTCTTGCTTTATGCTCCGatgtaattcatattttacttCCATCGTTTAAAACGGCAGAAGTGCGAGAAAATGAACTTGTTCACTTTTCTTACGGGAAATGGAAGCATATACGCATGATGCATCATATCTTTTGTTATCAAGCATCTCCTGTAAGGACGAGATTCTCCCAGGATCATGAAGATGTAAAGTaagattttctttcctctatttatatcaaaatataaactaaatttaaagattattttctcatatattgaactaaatttagatatacaaaaaaaaaaaaaaaaaaaagaaaattcgtgcaaaattttaattcatttatgtaatatatataactagaAAATAGCGTAAAAATATAGCAATGTTACGATACTTTGAGATGTTTCAAAAGTATTCTTTCAGAATGTCTAGTGTGTCTCCACCAGAATCGATAGatgtgaaagataaaaaaggaaattcgcATTCATTTGATCTTAAAGTACTTGGAACAGAAGAAACTTGGCACACTCCAAGTATTTTACTTGCAACCCTTCCGGAAAGTGGTGGAAAAGTTGTATTTTCTCAAATACATCTAGAAGTGGATCCAATGCAATATGAATTTGaggaaagtaaatttaatgcGTTGAAGGAAAGTAATGTAACTAgattagaaatattcaatgatCTGTTAAAAGTACATCTGGGAATTGAATTTCGAAGTCCTTTACAAATTACTACatctgtaatttataaatcagcTTTCTTTTTGGGACGACACGAGGTatgaaagtataaattatttctgaaaaaaatttatatcaaataaattattaattataacgtaATGATGTTTTGTATGtaggtaatttttttcacataaacTTTATACAGAATAGACGAATAAGAACTATTATGCttaatatctttgatattaaaagagataaggaaaagaatttattgaatcAACCATTGTTGAAGTTTTTATTAGTATTCTTTTGTAAATGATGTCTTCCAACATTCCTTATTAAaggaaataagataaaatttcaaggTCAATTTAGTTgtgattgataattaattttgatgcttttaattaacaatgagTTATGCTCCTCTTTGTAATTGctgctaaaaaataaatctaaatatattatctttattaattcataatattgctTGCTTCTGAAttaatgcttttttttattattatattatatttactaattttttataaataatatatattgtataaaatagacacatatatctatattattattacatatgtaaatagttataaaaatttattaaaaattataatgtcatattaatttatgcgATATAACTTAATCAATATCGTTATTATAACGatatcattatttacatatataacataaatttatattataaaatttgtaattaaaaaaaaaagtaagagtaaataattaaatatatttttttgtgttttataGTTAAAACTAGAaatgttggaaaaattaaaggatataatgaaaacaaaCGATACTTTAAAAATGTCTAAGTTAGAAATCCAATTTTGTAGGAGTAGTACAGTTCCAAAACCAGcttcttcttcatttcttcCCATTATGGTACATCAGTGTCCTGACAATTTCTCTACTGTAGAATATTTtgaggtattttttttttatatattaatatatatataattaaaagatagcaaaattattttttaatatatttttttattttttaattattattttattgatttcttcaataattatttatatattttattatagaatttaactTCAAAGGAATTAGGACGTTTAGTAATATATGCAGAAGTAATAACATCTTCAATGGATGTATTTAACAGTTATAAATTAGGACATGGTTTAGCAGTTATTGTTCGTCAGCAAACTCAAGGACGAGGTATGTATTGTATTTAACatctcataaatatattagttttcaattattttatgttgataacattttattatcgtgtaattgtaataaagacattttatattaattttaaggaaGAAGCAAAAATATTTGGCTTAGTCCAAAAGGTTCTGCTCTATTTAGCTTGCAACTCCATGTGCCTACTAATACAATACTTGGAAgacgaatttcaattttacaacaTTTAATTTCTGTTGCAATTATTTCTGCATTTAAATCTTTACCAGGATATGAggttctatttaaaataatattacgaatatgtacttaaattaattatttacaaaataattttaatattttaaattttcttctacagGATATCGATCTAAGATTAAAATGGCCTAACGATATTTACGctggtaataatataaaaataggagGAATGATTATAGAGACACATGTTATTTCAGatcttaatatttgtaatgttggtaaatatattacacattattttataaaatctttcctcttataaaattatgtattgaaTGCATATAATTATGACCAATCTCTTTTAGGagttggaataaatttatttaataaagaaccTACATGTTGCATCAATGACATAGTTTGTGCATTTaatgaaatgtataataaaaaattaaaaatgatatcgtATGAACAGTACTTTGCTATTGTATTTAACGAAATTGAAAGATGGTTAAATATCGTACAAGATGATGGTATAGATGTTTTTTTGGATgcatattatacttattggATGCACACGtaacttttatttctaaattatttaaaatgttaaaaatatcatttattattattcaaatattaaaatttatttcaattttttgcatAGCGATGCGGATGTAACGGTATTATCAATAACGGGAATGACACAAAATGTTAGAATATTAGGTATAGATGATTATGGATATTTACGTGTTCGAGGAGAAGATGGAGCGATATTTACTGTACATCCAGACGGTAATACTTTCGATTGCTTGAAAGGTCTTATAGCTCCGAAATAACcaaaatagaataaagaatCTCTT from Apis mellifera strain DH4 linkage group LG4, Amel_HAv3.1, whole genome shotgun sequence includes the following:
- the LOC412158 gene encoding BTB/POZ domain-containing protein 17 encodes the protein MTGSSEMDTNKQTEESNNIPNNVGKSESSDSIEVDNSRTVLLKIATLYAERLMNDICLVVDGIEYPAHRLILCASSDVFQVMLMSPQWSESQESRVTLQETPQCVPIFSEFLRYFYTGQIRINYGVVLPILSLADKYNVKDLISLCLDYMQNHIALAAIHGTLVSWLQYTSNCGHHNITQACQNFIKWNLELVAKTADFGNFDLDILVSLLHQSSLVIKDEMTLYKCLESWLDHQANRLKTQLSHDELEATLEQLVIAVMSPVRFPMMSPRQLAELLLFPLTKKYKEFFVERMSIGMSFHSGQLDRVKEVSSSEEDGALLFEPRLYTVDTCSSLLTIENFHGLPSYHTRTLVFSSHSCLAEYAGDRACEWVVDIYPKGVWFKKFFLIVWQGTVEMPEHVKRSVRLSLTCKEPPVNSNADMRVKIGVLIYGLQDGVEHIARVTEIIHRFSKKERVLNLDDLLPFEELNPQQGSVTENTSPFLVGPNKDMLKLHIVISPAN